A genomic window from Nicotiana sylvestris chromosome 11, ASM39365v2, whole genome shotgun sequence includes:
- the LOC104215260 gene encoding uncharacterized protein yields MKELNSTSDPIGQNLIKVISNVCFSVFVFSVLIFTVVAITYQPPDPWESSRALTRVFTQVENATFKIDNSVLKTGEDVATTPMSAPDGAFPLVPITEATIEKSEEKLPNVTLKSGCEDVTVVNCSDPRILITIQRFNLKTFKSIAFLDYRAPVNGSKPTECDVAWRFRNKKERSWRKYRDFRRFRIGFTDDCSYKVVHAGRWHSGVNARRPRLRVNSTRTSPKAKISPPVLDEEINDTIPILGPDSAFKNGRYLYYSRGGDYCKGMNQYLWSFLCALGEAQYLNRTFVMDLSICLAASHTRSHKDEEGKDFRFYFDFEHLKETASIVEEGDFLKDWKKWDKTHKKKISVRKVKDYKVSPLELTKDMSTIIWRQFDAPEPENYWYRVCEGPSAKYIQRPWQALWKSKRLMNIVTEISGSMDWDFDAVHVIRGEKAQNKKLWPHLDADTSPDALVAKLQGIITPWRNLYVATNEPFYNYFDKLRSHYKVHLLDDYNYLWSNTSEWYNETTQLNNGRPVEFDGYMRVEVDTEVLVRAKSRVETFYNLTKDCKDGINTC; encoded by the coding sequence ATGAAGGAATTGAATTCAACATCTGACCCAATTGGGCAAAACTTGATAAAAGTTATAAGCAATGTGTGTTTCTCAGTTTTTGTATTCTCTGTGCTTATATTTACTGTAGTTGCTATTACATACCAACCACCTGATCCATGGGAATCTTCTAGAGCTTTAACTAGAGTTTTCACCCAAGTCGAAAATGCCACATTCAAAATTGATAATTCTGTCCTAAAAACTGGTGAAGATGTTGCCACTACTCCTATGTCAGCTCCTGATGGAGCTTTTCCTTTAGTGCCGATTACCGAAGCTACTATTGAGAAATCTGAAGAGAAACTGCCCAATGTGACTTTGAAATCAGGATGTGAGGATGTGACTGTAGTGAATTGTTCCGATCCTCGGATCTTGATCACGATTCAGAGGTTTAACTTAAAGACCTTTAAGTCCATTGCGTTTTTGGACTATCGAGCTCCTGTTAATGGATCAAAGCCGACTGAGTGTGATGTGGCGTGGAGGTTCAGAAACAAGAAAGAGAGATCTTGGAGAAAGTACAGGGATTTCCGGAGGTTTAGGATTGGGTTTACTGATGATTGTAGTTACAAAGTGGTTCACGCAGGTCGCTGGCATTCAGGAGTAAATGCCCGTCGCCCAAGACTCCGTGTTAATTCCACTAGAACTAGCCCGAAGGCTAAAATTTCTCCACCTGTTCTGGATGAGGAGATCAATGATACAATTCCGATCTTGGGACCAGATTCAGCTTTCAAGAACGGGAGATACTTGTACTATTCACGGGGTGGTGATTACTGTAAAGGAATGAACCAGTACTTATGGAGTTTTCTATGTGCTTTGGGCGAGGCTCAGTACTTGAATCGTACGTTCGTTATGGATTTGAGTATCTGCTTGGCAGCTTCTCATACTCGTAGTCATAAAGATGAGGAGGGAAAAGACTTTAGGTTCTATTTTGATTTTGAACATTTGAAAGAGACTGCATCCATCGTCGAGGAAGGAGACTTCCTTAAAGATTGGAAGAAATGGGATAAGACGCATAAGAAGAAAATCTCCGTACGAAAGGTTAAGGACTACAAAGTGTCCCCCTTGGAACTAACGAAGGATATGAGCACAATTATATGGAGGCAATTCGACGCCCCTGAACCAGAGAATTATTGGTATCGGGTCTGTGAAGGGCCGTCTGCAAAATACATCCAGAGACCGTGGCAGGCGTTATGGAAATCAAAGAGATTGATGAATATAGTAACTGAGATTAGTGGAAGCATGGACTGGGATTTTGATGCTGTTCATGTTATTCGTGGGGAGAAAGCACAGAATAAGAAGTTATGGCCCCACCTGGATGCTGATACATCCCCCGATGCCCTTGTGGCAAAGCTTCAAGGTATTATTACACCTTGGAGGAATCTGTATGTTGCCACAAACGAGCCTTTCTATAATTATTTTGATAAGCTTAGATCTCACTACAAGGTGCACTTGCTTGATGATTATAACTACTTGTGGAGTAATACAAGTGAGTGGTATAATGAAACAACGCAACTAAACAATGGTCGCCCAGTTGAATTTGACGGGTATATGAGAGTTGAAGTTGACACAGAGGTCCTTGTTCGAGCAAAATCACGGGTTGAGACATTTTACAACTTGACAAAAGATTGCAAGGATGGAATTAATACGTGTTAG
- the LOC104215261 gene encoding cytokinin riboside 5'-monophosphate phosphoribohydrolase LOG8-like, giving the protein MDKFKKICVFCGSNSGNRKIFSDAALDLGRELVERKMDLVYGGGSIGLMGLVSQAVYDGGCNVLGIIPRALVPVEISGHAVGEVLVVSDMHERKAEMARRADAFVALPGGYGTMEELLEVITWSQLGIHEKPVGLLNIDGYYDCLLGLFDKGVEEGFIKPSARNIVISASTAKELLEKMEDYAPIHNQVAPSRCWNTSGGSVTRSS; this is encoded by the exons ATGGACAAATTCAAGAAAATTTGTGTCTTTTGTGGAAGTAATTCAGGCAATAGGAAAATTTTCAGTGATGCTGCTCTTGATCTTGGAAGAGAACtg GTGGAGAGGAAGATGGATCTAGTTTATGGAGGAGGAAGTATTGGACTTATGGGGTTGGTTTCTCAAGCTGTTTATGATGGTGGATGCAATGTTCTTGG AATTATTCCAAGAGCTCTTGTTCCAGTAGAG ATATCGGGCCATGCAGTGGGAGAAGTATTAGTAGTATCTGATATGCATGAAAGGAAAGCTGAGATGGCTCGTAGAGCAGATGCTTTTGTTGCACTTCCTG GAGGGTATGGAACAATGGAAGAATTACTTGAGGTGATAACATGGTCACAGCTTGGAATTCATGAAAAACCA GTTGGATTATTGAACATAGATGGATATTATGATTGCTTGCTTGGATTATTTGACAAAGGTGTAGAAGAAGGATTTATTAAACCTTCAGCCAGAAATATTGTCATTTCAGCTTCAACAGCCAAAGAGCTTTTAGAAAAGATGGAG GATTATGCACCAATACACAATCAAGTAGCACCAAGCAGGTGTTGGAACACTAGTGGTGGATCAGTGACAAGAAGTTCATAA